One Salvia miltiorrhiza cultivar Shanhuang (shh) chromosome 6, IMPLAD_Smil_shh, whole genome shotgun sequence genomic window, GGCTGTGGTTTGGTATCATCTTCATGAATATGCAAAATCATTCTCGTATTTGGATGCATTGTATCAGAATGTTGAACCGATTGATGAGGTGACAATCGCACACTTATCACTTTTCACATTTAGCAATACTGGAGTCTATCTGTTGACTTTTGCAATGTAATATGCAGGGAACAGCCCTTCGTATATGCCTTTTGTTGTTGGATGTTGCGTTGCTTACTCATCACACATCAAGATCTGCTGTAAGACCCCTCCTACAATGTTGATTATTTTCTCTGATGCAATAGTGAGTACTGAGTAGTTTCTTTATTACACATTTTAAACCAACTCATTAACATTTTGGAGGAATTTATCCTTTTTATGGACTTGTTGGTTACATGGGTTTTGTTTTGGCCACCATGTCAGTCAAGTAGTCCTTAAAAATCTGATCTGGGATGGGAAGTCAGTTAGTCATAGAGTGATTCTTGTGAAACACTACATACCAAAAACGTGCATTTGATTATGATGGTTGCCAGACACCTCGATAATTAAATCAGAGCTAGAGGGTTCTGCATGTCACATTAAATGACTAAAAGAGTTAGCACAGACCCAAAAAGCACATCTTCATATCACTTCGCATGAACTAATAAAGCAAAAAGTATCTTAAAACATACAGAAGAATGGTGCTAGATCTAGAGATTCAAGATGAACTGCGAATAGCGTGAATAGCAGATAAACCAGTGATTAATaagtcatttttattttctttctttattttttaacttacaAGTGTCTGTTTTGTTCTTGTTTCTTTCACTATTTAAAGttactaaaatttattttaaccTAACATTTTGAAGTTTaagatattgtttttattttatttttgtttttgtgtaTTGATACTTTTGAgttcaaatatcatttattttgATGTTCCAAAACTTCTATATCCTAATCTcgtagattttttaaaatttgtgttgaacTGGATAAAACACACTACCTTGAAAACTGTGTCTAATGTAACTctagaaataaaattttaagaataaaagaATATAAGAAATAACATGGGTCACACCGATGGTTAAGTCTTAAGTGAGATTGGCACTGTAACCATCTTCCCAAGGGCTGATTAAGGTTCATGTTAATCATGAAACAGAACCGTCGGTTTGAACCATGAACCCGTCACCAGTTCATGAACCCTGGGCATGTCTAGCTAGACAGACTTCATTTTAAGGAATGCACAAGGTATgcattaaattatgaaaaacatTAAGATATACAAATCCGCGGTGCGCACTATGACAGAACAATCTCGGTTATGGGGTCAAATGGAGAATGCTGGGAAATCTTCAGATTCATAGCAGCATAAGTTTTGGTTATGAGAGTATTGATAACCAATGAGTTTAATTGCCATTCCACTAATCCATATCTTAATGAAACTAGTTTATTAGGTATTTCTGGTTATGTACTTCTATAAGTAATTAATAGAGTGGCTCATTTCCTCTGGTGTCCCCCTGTGAAAGGTATAGGATGTCCAATACAATGATATGAATTTCAAATACCCTGTAGAAGCCAGTGGTCAGGTAAGATATAGCTTGTCCCAAGTCCATTATAAGTCATGGAAGGACTGAATATGTAAATTATTTCAGACACACCATGGCTTCATTCAGTATCAGTGGCTAGGCTGCAATGACTAATCATATGGTTCAAATGGCTCTGATGACTCTCAGAGTGGATTGCAAGTTGCATCTGGATGTTTGAAAATTGATATGCTATGTATGTGCTCTTGACAAATGAGAACATGGTCTGGAAAGGCTAATATTTCAGACAGTATGGGTAGTTTTTGGACAGCCCTGATGTATGATTTGGATAATTACCCCACAATGCTTAACTGTTCTTTTTTattgcattttattttattggattttttttgggggggggggtgtggAATGCTGATATTGCTTGTCATGTACTGATATCACTTGAACAGTTGAGCTCAGCTTTTTGAAGACTTCTTTCTACCTCATTTTTCGTAATGTTGTTTGGATGTGATTAGATTCAAATTTATGGTTCAGGATGTGATAAGCTACATGGAGAAGGTTTTTTGTGTGAATAGCTTGACCAATCAACTAGAGAATGGAATCTCAGTGCAGCAGCAACCTGCATTAGCATCAAAGTCTTCACTTCCTTCTAATTCAAccacctctgattcttctcaCCCTGATCCAGTTGTTAATGCAAATACGCTTGAAAATTCTTTATCTATGACTTTATCTGAAGAAGCACTTGAAGACGAGTCACTGCAGTTACTATCTTCTTTGGAAATAAGTAGACAAAACCTTCAAAGACTTTCTGGTATTGTGTCTTCTAATGATCCTTCAAGAAGCCAAGCGGAGGAGTCCCTTTCAGTTGTTGATTTAAGGCTTAAGGTGCATCTTTACAAGGTTCGACTTTTGCTTCTCACAAGGAACCTCAAAGCAGCTAAGCGTGAAGTTAAGATGGCCATGAACTTAGCCCGTGGAAAAGATTATCCCATGGCTCTTTATTTGAAGTCACAGCTTGAATATGCCCGCCGAAATCCTCGTAAGGCAATCAAGCTTTTGATGGCATCAAGCAACCGGACAGAGATAGGAATATCAAGCATGTATTACAACAACCTTGGGTGCATCTATTACCAAATGGGGAAGCATCAGACATCAGGTGTATTCTTCTCCAAAGCCCTGAAGAACAGCTCACTTGTACAGAAGGAAAAACCTATAAAACTCCTAAATTTGTCACAGGATAAATCCCATCTGATATTATACAACTGCGGTATGCATTCTTTGGCTTGTGGTAGACCTTTCCATGCTGCTCGCTGCTTTCAAAAGGCCAGCATAGTCTTTTACAACAGACCTCTTCTGTGGCTCCGAATTTCTGAGTGCTGTCTGATGGCCCTAGAGAATGGACTGATAAAGTCTAATTCCTCTGCTGTTGACAGATCTGATATTAAAGTTAATGTTATTGGAAAGGGTAAATGGAGACATCTTGCTTTGAGGTATGGGTTTCCGCCAAATGGCCAGTGCGATGTTGGAAAGATTGATTCAGGTCCAGGTGATGGTAAACAACCTGATCTTTCCCTGTCTCTTGCCTGGCAGTGTCTTGTAAATGCTCTGTATTTGTTGGACTCTTCTGAGGGAAAATATTCTAGATCTAGCTCTGCTCCTAGTACCGAGCAAAATGAGTCGGGAGAAACGTTTTCTCACAGTACAAATGACAAGAATGTCAGTGGTGGCGATCAAAAGGAATCTGATGCGCCATCTGGTTCGAGTCAAGTTAATTCAAATGGTGAAGTAAAAGAACAAAAGGGAAACAATCAGAGTTCATCAATTCACAATTCTATTATTGACTATGAGTATATCTGTATGAAAGAGAACCAGATGATGAAGCAAGCCATACTTGCTGATTTGGCTTATGTGGAGCTGGCACTTGGAAATCCCTTGAAAGCCCTATCTACAGCAAAGTCTCTTTTGAAAATTCCCGAGTGTTCAAGAATGTACATCTTTTTGGGGACCATGTATGCAGCTGAAGCTCTGTGCCTGCTCAACCGACCAGAGGAAGCTGCCGATCTTCTGAGAGTGTATGTTTCTGGTGGGAACAACATTGAGCTTCCATATAGCCGAGAGGACTGTGAAAAGTGGGCAGCAGATAAATTGATCGATAATGAGGATTCAAATGGAGGGGCGATAGCCTCTAATGGTGTCTCAACCCCTGACGAACCCCAGGTACTGTTTTCCAGTCCTGAAGAGGCACGTGGAACTTTTGCTGCAAATTTCGCTGCAAATGTTGCATTGCTGGGAGATTTTGACCGGGCACACCATTTTGTACTGAAGGCATTATCTGATATACCTAACAGTCCCCAGGCTATTCTTACAGCGATTTATCTGGATCTAAAGCGCGGCAAGACACAAGATGCTCTTGCCAAGTTGAAACATCATGGTGCCGTTAGGTTTCTCCCCAGCAACTTTTCGTTAAATGGCTCTTCTTGATGGTAATTAGATCCTTCCAGCCCACACCTGACTCTGAGTTAGCAGGTAGCTTGACAATCCTTTACAGAGAAGGAtgtgtaaaatatatatagcGCGATTCAGGGAATAAGTTTTTGGTTCAAttcttttactttttcttttttttgaaaagttTTTGCAATTGGATTTTAGTGATTGGTGTTGTGGCTTAATTTTGGTGGTTGTGATTATCCCTCTAGAATTCGAGTTGTAGGTtttgattcgtagttcgttagAAGTAGAATCGGGTTCGAGTTCAATGTTACATAGGGCGCAGGGGCTCTCGGGAAGCAGCAAGAAAGCAGATTACTCTCAATTTTCTTGTAGAGGTAATATTCAGGCATTTCAATTTATTTGCTAGACTTCTATGCGTTAACTTGTTATTATGGGTTCGAGCACTAACTTTTTGTTGCTAATGAAGGCTCACATGTTATTTTTGATATTTCTTGTATAGTTTCAATTTCATAAATGATTGTTTCCTTTctagaaaatttaaaaagtgaCAGAGGCACATTTGGTGTACTAGTTGTTGCATATTCAGAACATTCGTTATTTCGAGAAAAACTTATTTAGAAAAATCCtttttgatgtttgagaatgcaatttttaagtaattttaggGAACTCTTGATACGTAGTAGTATGATGTTTACCGCAATTGGAGTATTTTTGTGTTACAGTTTGCTTAGTAAGTCATcgcacctttttttttttttttctggggAAATTAAGgttcatttacttttatttgtaaatattcAATTCTTGCATGTTACTAACTAGTAACACTGATTCATGTATTCCCACTTCTAGTTACATGAAAATTAGGTTCAATGGCAACTATGTTTTGCttctttttcttattaaataatGATCGAGTTTACTCTTGTAGTGAACTAcgacttaaataaataaataaaatcgtTAGCATCAAATATTCATTCTTTGAAGAGACGtgctattattgttattgttattattatttgaatgtGAAAAAATAACTGCAATATAGAAATATTGTTTCCATCAATAAATTTTCGCGAGCGGGAGATCGAAGGCACAGTATGTCATTCTGTAAATTACAAGCATTCTAATCactttaattttcaattttattaacaACGAAATTTGTGCagtaataaaatgatggaaAAATAACGTTCTGCAAATTAATTACTGTCAGCGACAGCTACATCCTCGGTTTGTCAAAGTCGAGAAATAAATGTTTATTAAATGGCCTAATGCTAGTGTTAGTGGGGAACCTCCTACAACACCTACGTGATTATTGATTTCCCACTTCTATTCAACTTCCTTGctttgaaaaaacaaaaaatgaagaCAGCCGATTTTGATATTTTTCTAGCATACAAAATCATTAATGGTCAAACTAATGCTGAAAATAGTGTTTTGCGGACGTAATACATATGTAACAAAAATGGAGAAAATGAGATTACAAATGAAatatattgaattaaaaattacaaCTAAAAAAACTTGTAAGATCAAGTGCAATAAGGCGTGTCAGTGAATCTCTCTAATTGCAAGACGAGATATACTTTGTTAATGCTCATAGATTTACGTGTCATCTCCAAATATAAAATGACTTCGTCTCATAGGTAGCATATTTGCAGATTGACGAGCTCCGACGAATTGAGATAAAGCGAGAACACAATTTCAACTATATGAAGTGATAGTATGCAGAGAGCTGTGCATGCAAGATTTTCAGTGTATTCGAATCCATGAGTGATTATTCACAATAG contains:
- the LOC130988249 gene encoding uncharacterized protein LOC130988249; protein product: MDSLPSSLPLAGRDGSPGAAATVEEDSTLTVVAGLAKEAALLFQADKFLDCLRVLNMLLQKKADDPKVLHNIAIAESFQDGFSDPKKLIEALQQIQKQSERLAHTSGEHLELSTNDGRTPPAGPKNTNHASHQFSSSSVVYNDEFDASVAMFNTAVVWYHLHEYAKSFSYLDALYQNVEPIDEGTALRICLLLLDVALLTHHTSRSADVISYMEKVFCVNSLTNQLENGISVQQQPALASKSSLPSNSTTSDSSHPDPVVNANTLENSLSMTLSEEALEDESLQLLSSLEISRQNLQRLSGIVSSNDPSRSQAEESLSVVDLRLKVHLYKVRLLLLTRNLKAAKREVKMAMNLARGKDYPMALYLKSQLEYARRNPRKAIKLLMASSNRTEIGISSMYYNNLGCIYYQMGKHQTSGVFFSKALKNSSLVQKEKPIKLLNLSQDKSHLILYNCGMHSLACGRPFHAARCFQKASIVFYNRPLLWLRISECCLMALENGLIKSNSSAVDRSDIKVNVIGKGKWRHLALRYGFPPNGQCDVGKIDSGPGDGKQPDLSLSLAWQCLVNALYLLDSSEGKYSRSSSAPSTEQNESGETFSHSTNDKNVSGGDQKESDAPSGSSQVNSNGEVKEQKGNNQSSSIHNSIIDYEYICMKENQMMKQAILADLAYVELALGNPLKALSTAKSLLKIPECSRMYIFLGTMYAAEALCLLNRPEEAADLLRVYVSGGNNIELPYSREDCEKWAADKLIDNEDSNGGAIASNGVSTPDEPQVLFSSPEEARGTFAANFAANVALLGDFDRAHHFVLKALSDIPNSPQAILTAIYLDLKRGKTQDALAKLKHHGAVRFLPSNFSLNGSS